A genome region from Streptomyces sp. NBC_01296 includes the following:
- a CDS encoding fumarate reductase/succinate dehydrogenase flavoprotein subunit, whose translation MDIPAIADAEELSCDVLVIGGGTAGTMAALTAAGRGARVLLLEKAHVRHSGALAMGMDGVNNAVVPGRAEPDDYVAEITRANDGVVDQSTVRQTATRGFAMVQRLESYGVKFEKDEHGEYAVRRVHRSGSYVLPMPEGKDVKKVLYRQLRRREMRERIRIENRVMPVRILTSPEDGRAIGAAAFNTRTGAFVTVRAGAVILATGPCGRLGLPASGYLYGTYENPTNAGDGYAMAYHAGAALTGIECFQINPLIKDYNGPACAYVANPFGGYQVNRHGERFVDSDYWSGQMMSEFAAELASDRGPVYLKLSHLPEETVSSLESILHTTERPTRGTFHAGRGHDYRTHDIEMHISEIGLCGGHSASGVRVDDHARTTVPRLYAAGDLASVPHNYMIGAFVFGDLAGEDAAQYTAYEGPLPADQVAAAHELVYRPLRRPDGPPQPQVEYKLRRFVNDYVAPPKTGAKLSLAVEAFTRMSGEIEEMGAQTPHELMRCAEVSFIRDCAEMAARASLARTESRWGLYHERLDHPGRDDAGWLHHLDLRKSASGAMEFTARPVEPYVVPVPEFTPTGGASRHLGEVALVGVATAGPRTATPRAAAASAARAALPGAAAAASMTAAGAGPEPSAPAAAACATVPAGAAGPSPRILELLALAEESPDLAALRPYLTDPDPAVRAAAVAVIGETVPAGAGPELAARLGDPDPAVRAAAAAALRELLEVLPADAELGTALRAALGVPDPAVRSAALEALRALRLGDAEAYAESLADPDPEVRIHAVRALVSVDAVPALAQAAGDPAREVRVAVAKGLAAVHSPAPAPLDPLLSDPDPLVRGAALASLAATGCPAPYAATAITALADPAWQVRAGGATALSAADPAAAVAPLATALKDDNADVRKAAVLSLRTHRATPQARTALATATSDPDADVRAYASRH comes from the coding sequence ATGGACATCCCCGCGATCGCCGACGCCGAGGAACTCTCCTGCGACGTCCTCGTCATCGGCGGCGGCACCGCCGGCACCATGGCGGCCCTGACCGCCGCCGGCCGCGGTGCGCGGGTCCTGCTGCTGGAGAAGGCGCACGTACGCCACTCCGGCGCCCTCGCCATGGGCATGGACGGGGTCAACAACGCGGTCGTCCCCGGCCGCGCCGAGCCCGACGACTACGTCGCCGAGATCACCCGCGCCAACGACGGCGTCGTCGACCAGTCCACCGTCCGCCAGACCGCCACCCGCGGCTTCGCGATGGTGCAGCGCCTGGAGTCGTACGGCGTGAAGTTCGAGAAGGACGAGCACGGCGAGTACGCGGTCCGCCGGGTCCACCGCTCCGGCTCGTACGTGCTGCCCATGCCCGAGGGCAAGGACGTCAAGAAGGTCCTCTACCGGCAGCTGCGCCGCCGCGAGATGCGCGAGCGGATCCGGATCGAGAACCGGGTGATGCCGGTCCGGATCCTCACCTCGCCCGAGGACGGCCGGGCCATCGGCGCGGCCGCCTTCAACACCCGTACCGGCGCCTTCGTGACGGTCCGCGCGGGCGCCGTGATCCTCGCGACCGGCCCCTGCGGGCGGCTCGGACTCCCCGCCTCCGGATACCTCTACGGGACCTACGAGAACCCCACCAACGCGGGCGACGGCTACGCCATGGCCTACCACGCGGGCGCGGCCCTCACCGGAATCGAGTGCTTCCAGATCAACCCGCTGATCAAGGACTACAACGGGCCGGCGTGCGCGTACGTCGCGAACCCCTTCGGCGGCTACCAGGTCAACCGGCACGGCGAGCGGTTCGTCGACTCCGACTACTGGTCGGGGCAGATGATGTCCGAGTTCGCGGCCGAACTCGCCTCGGACCGGGGGCCGGTGTACCTGAAGCTCAGCCACCTCCCGGAGGAGACCGTCTCCTCCCTCGAATCGATCCTGCACACCACGGAGCGGCCGACCCGCGGCACCTTCCACGCGGGCCGCGGCCACGACTACCGCACGCACGACATCGAGATGCACATCTCGGAGATCGGACTGTGCGGGGGCCACTCGGCGTCGGGCGTGCGCGTCGACGACCACGCACGCACCACCGTGCCCCGGCTGTACGCGGCCGGCGACCTGGCCTCCGTACCGCACAACTACATGATCGGGGCGTTCGTCTTCGGCGACCTGGCGGGCGAGGACGCGGCGCAGTACACGGCGTACGAGGGCCCGCTCCCGGCGGACCAGGTGGCGGCGGCCCACGAGCTGGTCTACCGGCCGCTGCGCCGGCCGGACGGGCCGCCGCAGCCGCAGGTGGAGTACAAGCTGCGGCGCTTCGTCAACGACTACGTGGCCCCGCCGAAGACGGGCGCGAAGCTCTCGCTGGCCGTGGAGGCGTTCACCCGGATGAGCGGCGAGATCGAGGAGATGGGGGCGCAGACCCCGCACGAGCTGATGCGGTGCGCGGAGGTGTCCTTCATCCGGGACTGCGCGGAGATGGCGGCCCGGGCGTCGCTGGCGCGGACGGAGTCCCGCTGGGGCCTGTACCACGAGCGGCTCGACCACCCGGGGCGCGACGACGCGGGCTGGCTGCACCACCTGGACCTGCGCAAATCGGCCTCGGGGGCGATGGAGTTCACGGCCCGGCCGGTGGAGCCGTACGTGGTCCCCGTCCCCGAATTCACCCCGACGGGCGGGGCGTCGCGGCACCTGGGCGAGGTCGCACTGGTCGGCGTGGCGACGGCGGGCCCGCGCACGGCGACTCCCCGCGCAGCAGCGGCCTCCGCGGCGCGCGCAGCGCTCCCGGGGGCAGCTGCGGCTGCCTCCATGACCGCGGCCGGCGCAGGGCCCGAGCCCTCGGCCCCGGCGGCTGCGGCCTGCGCGACGGTCCCGGCCGGGGCGGCCGGCCCCTCGCCCCGGATCCTCGAACTGCTCGCCCTGGCCGAGGAGTCGCCGGACCTCGCGGCCCTGCGCCCGTACCTCACCGATCCCGATCCGGCGGTACGGGCCGCAGCCGTGGCCGTGATCGGCGAGACCGTCCCGGCGGGGGCGGGCCCGGAGCTGGCGGCCCGCCTCGGCGATCCGGATCCGGCGGTACGGGCGGCCGCCGCGGCCGCGCTGCGGGAGCTGCTCGAGGTCCTGCCGGCCGACGCGGAACTCGGGACCGCCCTGCGCGCCGCCCTGGGGGTCCCCGACCCGGCGGTCCGCTCGGCGGCGCTCGAAGCCCTGCGCGCGCTGCGTCTCGGGGACGCCGAGGCGTACGCGGAGTCCCTCGCGGACCCCGACCCGGAGGTCCGTATCCACGCGGTCCGGGCGCTGGTCTCGGTGGACGCCGTCCCGGCCCTCGCGCAGGCCGCGGGCGACCCGGCCCGGGAGGTCCGCGTGGCGGTGGCCAAGGGCCTCGCGGCGGTCCACTCCCCCGCCCCTGCCCCGCTGGACCCCCTCCTCTCGGACCCGGACCCGCTGGTCCGGGGCGCGGCCCTGGCGTCCCTGGCCGCCACGGGCTGCCCGGCGCCGTACGCCGCCACCGCCATCACGGCCCTGGCCGACCCGGCCTGGCAGGTCCGCGCGGGCGGAGCCACCGCCCTCTCGGCGGCCGACCCCGCCGCGGCGGTCGCCCCGCTGGCCACGGCCCTGAAGGACGACAACGCGGACGTCCGCAAGGCCGCCGTCCTCTCCCTGCGCACCCACCGCGCCACCCCCCAGGCCCGCACAGCCCTGGCCACGGCCACCTCGGACCCGGACGCCGATGTCCGCGCATATGCCAGCCGCCACTGA
- a CDS encoding ABC transporter ATP-binding protein translates to MSASAAVLATTTAPPGAALRLKGVRLGRAGGPAVLEGLDLDIRPGEVLAVVGPSGCGKSTLLRTLAGLLPPLSGTVTQDGTPITRPDADRALIFQGDALLPWRTVRANVELPLAIRRVPRAERRGTAEGWLARVGLGDHAHRLPHQLSGGQRQRVQLARALAARPRAVLMDEPFGALDAQTRAGMQDLLVDVLAGTGATVVFVTHDVDEALFVGDRVALLHADTVVDVPLPRDRSADHSALRRRILSSL, encoded by the coding sequence ATGTCCGCATCAGCGGCCGTACTCGCCACCACCACCGCACCTCCCGGCGCAGCCCTCCGGCTGAAGGGGGTTCGGCTCGGACGCGCCGGCGGCCCGGCCGTCCTCGAAGGGCTCGACCTCGACATCCGGCCCGGCGAGGTGCTGGCCGTCGTCGGGCCCTCCGGATGCGGGAAGTCCACGCTGCTGCGCACCCTGGCCGGGCTGCTGCCCCCGCTCTCCGGCACGGTCACGCAGGACGGAACCCCGATCACCCGGCCCGACGCCGACCGGGCGCTCATCTTCCAGGGCGACGCCCTGCTGCCTTGGCGCACCGTACGGGCGAACGTCGAACTGCCCCTCGCCATCCGGCGCGTGCCCCGCGCCGAGCGGCGGGGGACCGCCGAAGGGTGGCTGGCCCGCGTCGGCCTCGGCGACCACGCACACAGGCTCCCGCACCAGCTCTCCGGCGGCCAGCGCCAGCGCGTCCAGCTGGCCCGCGCCCTCGCCGCGCGCCCCCGCGCCGTCCTCATGGACGAGCCCTTCGGGGCGCTCGACGCCCAGACCCGCGCCGGCATGCAGGACCTCCTGGTAGACGTCCTCGCCGGCACCGGGGCGACGGTCGTCTTCGTCACCCACGACGTGGACGAGGCCCTCTTCGTGGGCGACCGCGTCGCGCTGCTCCACGCCGACACCGTGGTCGACGTACCGCTTCCCCGCGACCGGTCCGCCGATCATTCGGCCCTCCGCCGCCGGATCCTCTCCTCCCTCTGA
- a CDS encoding ABC transporter permease, producing MTPGRRLLRLASLGAALVAWQLLTSLDVELWLRFGQFPTVGEVAAKLAERASTGPYWQDLVSSLSRIVSGFALAAVLGVAVGTAIARSRVAADVLGPVLEVLRPIPAIALVPVAILLFPSNEQGIVFITCTAAFFPVLVSTRHAVAALSPVWEEAVLTMGGGRGRILLSVVLPGALPGIFGGLSVGIGVGWICVISAEMISGEYGVGYRTWQDYTVVDYPGVFVGMATIGALGWLTSTAVERLGRRLTRWLPTRTERPSAGPPAATAAAARGANPRRPTPEPAVP from the coding sequence ATGACCCCGGGGCGCCGGCTGCTGCGCCTGGCTTCGCTGGGGGCGGCCCTGGTGGCGTGGCAGCTGCTGACTTCGCTGGACGTGGAACTCTGGCTCCGGTTCGGGCAGTTCCCGACGGTGGGGGAGGTCGCGGCGAAGCTCGCCGAGCGGGCGTCGACCGGTCCGTACTGGCAGGACCTCGTCTCCAGCCTGAGCCGGATCGTGTCGGGCTTCGCGCTGGCGGCGGTGCTGGGGGTGGCGGTGGGCACGGCGATCGCCCGCTCGCGGGTGGCGGCGGACGTGCTCGGCCCGGTGCTGGAGGTACTGCGCCCGATCCCGGCGATCGCGCTCGTCCCGGTCGCGATCCTCCTCTTCCCCTCGAACGAGCAGGGGATCGTGTTCATCACGTGCACGGCGGCGTTCTTCCCCGTCCTGGTGTCGACCCGCCACGCGGTGGCGGCGTTGTCCCCGGTCTGGGAGGAGGCGGTCCTGACGATGGGCGGGGGCCGGGGGCGGATCCTGCTGTCGGTGGTCCTGCCCGGGGCGCTCCCCGGGATCTTCGGCGGCCTGTCGGTCGGCATCGGGGTCGGGTGGATCTGCGTGATCTCGGCGGAGATGATCTCGGGCGAGTACGGGGTGGGCTACCGCACGTGGCAGGACTACACGGTGGTGGACTACCCGGGGGTCTTCGTCGGCATGGCCACGATCGGCGCGCTGGGCTGGCTGACCTCGACGGCGGTGGAACGCCTGGGCCGCCGCCTGACGCGATGGCTCCCGACCCGCACCGAGCGCCCCTCCGCAGGGCCGCCCGCTGCCACCGCAGCCGCCGCCCGGGGGGCGAACCCCCGCCGCCCGACCCCGGAACCGGCCGTTCCGTGA